A single window of Synechococcus sp. C9 DNA harbors:
- the psb28 gene encoding photosystem II reaction center protein Psb28, translating to MASIQFIRGLDEETVPEVYLTRAKDGTNGTARFRFDQPRAFDRADASIGDITGMYLVDDEGELVTRDVNARFLNGKPQAIEARYIMRSPEEWDRFMRFMERYARDMGLEFSKA from the coding sequence ATGGCTTCTATTCAGTTTATCCGGGGGTTGGACGAAGAAACGGTGCCCGAAGTGTACCTGACCCGGGCGAAGGATGGCACGAATGGGACGGCACGGTTCCGCTTTGACCAGCCACGGGCGTTTGACCGGGCGGATGCCAGTATTGGCGACATTACCGGGATGTACCTGGTGGATGATGAGGGGGAGTTGGTGACCCGGGATGTGAACGCTCGGTTCTTGAATGGGAAACCCCAGGCGATTGAAGCCCGTTACATCATGCGTTCCCCCGAAGAGTGGGACCGGTTTATGCGTTTTATGGAACGGTACGCCCGGGATATGGGGTTGGAATTTAGCAAAGCCTAG
- the ndk gene encoding nucleoside-diphosphate kinase has protein sequence MERTFLAIKPDGVQRGLVGEIIRRLEAKGFTLVGLKLMRVSKELAEKHYDVHRERPFFPGLVAFITSGPVVAMVWEGEGVVAAARKMIGATNPLTAEPGTIRGDFGISIGRNLIHGSDAIETAQREISLWFGNEELVPWQPASFPWLVES, from the coding sequence ATGGAACGGACATTTTTGGCGATTAAGCCGGATGGGGTGCAACGGGGATTGGTGGGGGAAATTATCCGCCGGTTGGAAGCCAAAGGGTTTACCTTGGTGGGGCTGAAATTGATGCGGGTCTCGAAAGAATTGGCGGAAAAGCATTACGATGTGCATCGGGAACGTCCTTTCTTCCCCGGTTTAGTGGCGTTTATCACTTCGGGTCCCGTGGTGGCAATGGTCTGGGAAGGGGAGGGGGTGGTAGCGGCTGCCCGGAAAATGATTGGGGCAACCAACCCGCTCACGGCGGAACCCGGCACGATTCGGGGGGATTTTGGCATCAGCATTGGGCGGAATTTGATCCACGGTTCCGATGCAATTGAAACGGCGCAACGGGAAATTAGCCTGTGGTTTGGGAATGAGGAATTGGTGCCCTGGCAACCGGCGAGCTTCCCCTGGTTGGTAGAATCGTAG
- a CDS encoding S41 family peptidase gives MDRTKQPIKPSWIGLWLGLTTVGLAMPLGAQTPLENSPKGILDEAWQIINTHYVDPKFNRVNWQQVRQDLLTKEYSTTAQAYAALRAEISKLGDPYTRFLDPQEFQALANQTAGEFSGVGVRLKLDEEREEKRILIADVVENSPAAKAGIRPGDELVSVAGRSAKGMTLEDASKLIRGPVGTVLRLEIRRANETIPLQVTRAWIETKIVDYALKKEQGRAIGLIRLQGFNAHATEQMRQAIQSLQRQGAQAYVLDLRGNPGGLLSSSIEITRMWLDRGRIVSTVGRQGEREVFNANGTAFAREPLAILVDHQSASASEIVAGALQDHKRAVVVGSPTFGKALVQSVHRLSDGSGLAVTIAHYYTPSGRDIARKGISPNVTVEISRAQRQALAQRPADTTMSRDPAYARAVELLTKTTAGTPPKPASNQSRTPQPGRNPG, from the coding sequence ATGGATAGAACCAAACAACCAATCAAACCATCATGGATAGGGCTATGGCTAGGGCTAACCACCGTCGGGCTGGCCATGCCCTTGGGGGCCCAAACCCCCCTGGAAAACAGCCCCAAAGGGATTTTGGATGAGGCGTGGCAGATCATCAACACCCACTACGTGGACCCCAAATTCAACCGGGTGAATTGGCAACAGGTGCGGCAGGATTTGCTGACAAAGGAATATAGCACCACCGCCCAGGCCTACGCCGCCTTACGGGCAGAAATTAGCAAACTGGGCGACCCCTACACCCGCTTTCTCGACCCCCAGGAATTTCAAGCCCTGGCCAACCAAACGGCGGGGGAGTTTTCCGGGGTGGGGGTACGGTTAAAACTGGATGAAGAACGGGAAGAAAAACGCATTCTCATCGCCGATGTGGTGGAAAATTCCCCGGCGGCTAAAGCGGGGATTCGCCCTGGGGATGAATTGGTCTCCGTAGCCGGTCGCAGTGCCAAGGGCATGACCCTGGAGGATGCCAGCAAGCTGATCCGGGGTCCCGTGGGAACTGTATTACGGCTGGAAATTCGCCGAGCCAACGAAACCATCCCCCTCCAGGTCACCCGGGCGTGGATTGAAACCAAAATCGTGGATTATGCGCTGAAAAAGGAGCAGGGGCGTGCCATTGGCTTAATTCGCCTCCAGGGATTCAACGCCCACGCCACGGAACAAATGCGGCAGGCGATCCAATCCCTACAACGGCAGGGTGCCCAAGCCTACGTCCTGGATTTACGGGGCAATCCCGGCGGACTGCTCAGTTCCAGCATCGAAATTACCCGCATGTGGCTGGATCGGGGACGGATCGTCAGCACCGTGGGGCGGCAAGGGGAGCGGGAAGTCTTCAATGCCAATGGTACCGCCTTTGCCCGGGAACCCCTCGCCATCCTGGTGGATCACCAATCCGCCAGTGCCAGTGAAATCGTGGCGGGTGCCTTGCAGGACCACAAACGGGCGGTGGTGGTGGGCAGTCCCACCTTTGGCAAAGCCCTGGTGCAATCCGTGCATCGCCTCAGTGACGGTTCCGGTCTGGCGGTCACCATTGCCCACTACTACACCCCCTCCGGTCGGGACATCGCCCGCAAAGGCATTAGCCCCAACGTCACCGTGGAAATTTCCCGGGCCCAACGGCAAGCCCTCGCCCAACGCCCAGCGGACACCACGATGAGCCGGGACCCCGCCTACGCCCGTGCCGTGGAACTATTGACCAAAACCACCGCCGGTACCCCACCCAAACCCGCCAGCAACCAAAGCCGCACTCCCCAACCGGGGCGCAATCCTGGCTAG
- the thrC gene encoding threonine synthase, whose protein sequence is MWQGLIQHYQEYLPVTEKTPIVTLYEGNTPLIPVPKIASYLGKKNVQVWVKYDGLNPTGSFKDRGMTMAISKAKEQGATAVICASTGNTSAAAAAYARRAGMKAFVLIPDGYVALGKLAQALMYGAQVLAIQGNFDQALALVRELAEKYPITLVNSLNPYRLEGQKTAAFEVVDQLGNAPDWLCIPVGNAGNITAYWMGFCQYFQQGKSQQLPRMFGFQAAGAAPIVHNQPVPKPETVATAIRIGNPVNWQNAIAVQEASQGGFYAVSDQEILTAYQLLAQEEGIFCEPASAASIAGLFHIQDQIPEGIRIVCVLTGNGLKDPDSAIARGQQQLSQGIPPERDILAQAMGLLG, encoded by the coding sequence ATGTGGCAGGGTTTAATTCAGCATTACCAGGAGTATTTACCCGTCACCGAAAAGACACCAATTGTCACCCTTTATGAGGGCAATACCCCCCTGATTCCCGTACCCAAAATCGCCAGTTATCTCGGCAAAAAAAATGTGCAGGTCTGGGTGAAATACGATGGGCTAAATCCCACCGGAAGCTTCAAGGATCGGGGGATGACGATGGCAATTAGTAAAGCCAAAGAGCAGGGAGCCACTGCTGTCATTTGTGCCAGCACGGGGAATACCTCTGCCGCTGCCGCCGCCTATGCCCGTCGAGCCGGAATGAAGGCGTTTGTGTTGATCCCCGATGGGTATGTTGCCCTGGGGAAGTTAGCCCAAGCCCTGATGTACGGGGCGCAAGTATTGGCAATCCAAGGCAATTTTGACCAGGCATTAGCCTTGGTGCGGGAGTTAGCCGAAAAATATCCCATTACCTTAGTTAATTCCTTAAACCCTTATCGTTTGGAAGGGCAAAAAACAGCCGCTTTTGAAGTGGTGGATCAACTGGGCAATGCTCCCGATTGGCTCTGTATTCCTGTGGGTAATGCGGGGAATATTACCGCCTATTGGATGGGATTTTGTCAGTATTTTCAGCAGGGTAAATCCCAACAATTGCCCCGGATGTTTGGTTTTCAAGCCGCTGGTGCCGCCCCCATTGTCCACAATCAACCGGTGCCGAAACCGGAAACCGTGGCGACGGCGATTCGGATTGGCAACCCGGTCAATTGGCAGAATGCGATTGCCGTTCAAGAGGCGAGCCAAGGGGGTTTTTATGCCGTCAGTGACCAGGAAATTTTAACCGCCTATCAACTGTTAGCCCAGGAAGAAGGGATTTTTTGCGAACCCGCCAGTGCCGCCTCCATTGCCGGTTTATTTCACATCCAAGACCAGATTCCCGAAGGAATACGCATCGTCTGTGTACTGACGGGGAACGGTCTCAAGGACCCGGACAGTGCCATTGCCCGGGGACAACAACAACTCTCGCAAGGGATTCCGCCGGAGCGGGATATTTTGGCGCAGGCAATGGGGTTATTGGGGTAG
- a CDS encoding DNA cytosine methyltransferase, with amino-acid sequence MTEQLVLPFLKNSTSLTVVELCAGAGGQALGLHSVGFQPLALVDDDQNCVATLKGNFKEANVYLEDIRTWNPKPFEGVDLLAAGLPCPPFSKAGKQLGSDDERNLFPATLEIINELKPRGIMIENVPGLLEPRFDDFRFEFQEKLRKMGYTCAWKLLNACDYGVSQLRPRVVLVALEKNLASDFSWPYPMEITLPTVGETLYDLMAENGWKQVDEWRQKANRIAPTLVGGSKKHGGPDLGPTRAKKAWASLGVNGHLIAQSAPQPDFKGDPCLTVRMCARLQGFPNHWLFSGKKTATYRQVANAFPPPVAASVGRELFRVLTTTKKVFAVNSRSS; translated from the coding sequence ATGACAGAGCAACTGGTTCTTCCTTTTTTAAAAAATTCCACATCCCTGACGGTTGTTGAACTGTGTGCTGGGGCTGGTGGACAAGCATTAGGATTACACTCAGTGGGTTTTCAACCTCTTGCTCTTGTTGATGATGATCAAAATTGTGTAGCAACACTCAAAGGAAACTTTAAGGAAGCCAATGTTTATTTAGAAGATATAAGAACATGGAATCCAAAACCCTTTGAAGGTGTTGATTTACTAGCAGCAGGTTTACCTTGCCCACCATTTTCAAAGGCAGGTAAACAACTTGGTTCTGATGATGAAAGAAATCTTTTTCCGGCAACACTAGAAATCATAAATGAGTTAAAGCCCAGAGGAATCATGATCGAGAATGTTCCTGGTTTACTCGAACCTAGATTTGATGATTTTAGATTTGAGTTTCAAGAGAAACTTCGCAAAATGGGCTATACCTGTGCTTGGAAGCTATTAAATGCCTGTGACTACGGGGTTTCCCAGTTACGACCTCGTGTTGTGTTAGTTGCGCTTGAGAAAAACTTGGCATCAGATTTTTCGTGGCCTTATCCTATGGAAATTACACTTCCTACTGTCGGTGAAACTCTTTATGACTTAATGGCTGAGAATGGCTGGAAACAAGTTGATGAATGGAGACAAAAAGCTAATAGAATTGCACCTACCTTGGTTGGAGGTAGCAAAAAACATGGTGGTCCCGATCTCGGTCCTACAAGAGCTAAGAAAGCATGGGCATCTTTAGGAGTTAATGGACATTTAATAGCGCAGTCAGCCCCTCAGCCTGACTTTAAGGGTGATCCATGTTTAACGGTTAGAATGTGCGCTCGGCTTCAAGGATTTCCTAATCACTGGTTGTTTTCAGGTAAAAAAACAGCTACATATAGACAAGTTGCAAATGCTTTTCCTCCACCTGTAGCGGCATCGGTAGGAAGAGAATTATTTAGAGTGCTTACAACAACCAAAAAAGTTTTTGCAGTTAATTCTAGGTCTAGTTAA
- a CDS encoding 2-oxoglutarate and iron-dependent oxygenase domain-containing protein, which translates to MLTAKLWRSPTQLRWLWKLLWKWQEFTFTPAMMVAPPVPVLDLQDFTQGTPAQRQEFIQGMGQALEHTGFFILVNHGIGTEILSRAYAQVHALFALPLAQKQQYEKPELHGQRGYVSFGKEHAKDSPVPDLKEFWHIGRRDNLYPQALPEFAPLLTRLYHALDECALHLLQAASLYLDAPADFLPGLVEGGDTILRLIHYPPVPADVPPGAVRAAPHEDINLITLLCGATAAGLELLQRDGTWLPVPVLPEGIVVDSGDMLQWLTNGLFRSTTHRVVNPMGANESRYSMPFFVHPRPEVALTPLPTCIARTGGMARFGSITAAHYLHQRLQEIGVAPPV; encoded by the coding sequence ATGCTCACAGCGAAACTCTGGCGTAGTCCTACTCAGTTAAGATGGCTATGGAAATTGTTATGGAAATGGCAAGAATTTACGTTCACCCCAGCCATGATGGTCGCCCCCCCTGTCCCTGTCCTGGATTTACAGGATTTTACCCAGGGCACCCCGGCGCAACGGCAGGAATTCATCCAGGGGATGGGTCAAGCTCTGGAGCATACGGGTTTTTTCATTCTGGTCAATCACGGCATTGGCACCGAGATTCTCAGCCGAGCCTATGCCCAAGTTCACGCCCTGTTTGCCCTACCCTTGGCGCAAAAACAGCAGTACGAAAAGCCGGAACTGCATGGTCAACGGGGGTATGTTTCCTTTGGCAAAGAACACGCCAAGGATTCTCCTGTACCGGATTTGAAGGAGTTTTGGCACATTGGTCGCCGGGATAACCTCTATCCCCAGGCATTGCCGGAATTTGCCCCCCTGTTGACCCGTCTGTATCACGCCTTGGATGAATGCGCCCTGCATCTCCTCCAAGCGGCTTCCCTCTACCTGGATGCGCCCGCGGACTTTTTGCCGGGGTTGGTCGAGGGGGGAGACACGATTCTGCGGTTGATCCATTATCCCCCTGTACCGGCGGATGTGCCCCCTGGGGCGGTGCGGGCAGCTCCCCATGAGGATATTAATTTGATCACCCTGCTGTGTGGGGCGACGGCGGCGGGTTTGGAACTGTTGCAACGGGACGGGACGTGGTTGCCGGTGCCCGTGCTCCCGGAGGGGATCGTGGTGGATAGCGGCGATATGTTGCAATGGTTGACCAACGGCTTGTTTCGCAGTACCACCCACCGGGTCGTTAACCCCATGGGTGCCAATGAATCCCGCTATTCCATGCCCTTTTTTGTCCATCCCCGCCCGGAAGTGGCGTTAACCCCCCTGCCCACCTGCATTGCCCGCACCGGGGGTATGGCTCGGTTTGGCTCCATCACGGCGGCGCACTACCTCCACCAACGGTTGCAGGAAATTGGCGTCGCCCCCCCAGTATAA
- a CDS encoding TldD/PmbA family protein codes for MRHGAMNPTALFNAIDVPADWIGLRLVRETTHSHHLRDGHPQGHGRETTWGAMVEVSVQGTLSYCATPQITPDGIRQAATLAYEQAKSLTPRTHAVADRPPAQGHYLTPVEQSQRNVSTKELTELLVKVCQTLKVSDEIVCTKASLASTESETWFVSTNGADWYQQKHYISNHFAATAQVGTEVQTRSDHGMLARCYQGGLEWLLTDDLWERVQRIGEQALELVRAENCPEMRTHLVLAPDQMLLQIHESVGHPLELDRILGDERNYAGWSFVTLNDFGHLQYGSPLMNITFDPTVPGEFASYAVDDTGVRAQREYLIKNGILVRGLGSLESQKRSGVPGVACGRACSWNRPPIDRMANLNLEPGTGTFQDVIRDIEQGIYMESNRSWSIDDYRRKFQFGCEYARLIENGQLTKVLKNPNYRGVSSEFWRNLVRLGGAETWEMYGSPYCGKGEPNQAIRVGHGSPVAVFANVEVFGGG; via the coding sequence ATGCGTCACGGTGCCATGAACCCCACAGCTTTATTCAATGCGATTGATGTGCCCGCCGACTGGATCGGTCTGCGCCTGGTGCGGGAAACCACCCACAGCCACCATCTCCGGGACGGACACCCCCAGGGACATGGACGGGAGACCACCTGGGGCGCCATGGTCGAGGTCAGTGTCCAGGGAACTCTCAGCTACTGCGCCACCCCCCAAATTACCCCGGACGGGATTCGCCAAGCCGCCACCCTCGCCTACGAGCAAGCGAAATCCCTGACCCCCCGTACCCATGCCGTTGCCGACCGACCGCCAGCGCAGGGACATTACCTCACCCCAGTAGAACAATCTCAGCGCAATGTAAGTACCAAAGAATTGACCGAACTGCTGGTGAAGGTGTGCCAAACCCTCAAAGTTAGCGATGAAATTGTCTGTACAAAAGCCAGTTTAGCCAGCACGGAGTCAGAAACCTGGTTTGTGAGTACAAATGGTGCGGATTGGTATCAACAAAAGCATTATATCAGCAATCATTTTGCCGCCACTGCCCAAGTGGGAACCGAGGTACAAACCCGCAGTGATCACGGGATGCTCGCCCGTTGTTACCAGGGGGGGCTGGAATGGTTGCTCACGGATGACCTGTGGGAGCGGGTGCAGCGGATTGGGGAGCAAGCCCTGGAATTGGTGCGGGCGGAAAATTGCCCGGAAATGCGTACCCATTTGGTATTGGCTCCGGATCAAATGTTATTACAAATCCATGAAAGTGTCGGGCATCCCTTGGAGTTAGACCGGATTTTGGGCGATGAGCGCAACTACGCCGGGTGGAGCTTTGTCACGTTGAATGATTTTGGACATTTGCAGTACGGTTCGCCCCTGATGAACATCACCTTTGACCCCACCGTACCGGGGGAATTTGCCAGCTATGCGGTGGACGATACGGGGGTGAGGGCGCAACGGGAGTATTTAATCAAAAATGGGATTTTGGTGCGGGGTTTGGGAAGTTTAGAAAGTCAAAAACGCTCAGGGGTGCCAGGGGTGGCTTGCGGACGTGCCTGCTCTTGGAACCGTCCCCCCATTGACCGCATGGCAAACCTGAATTTAGAACCCGGAACTGGCACTTTTCAGGATGTGATCCGGGATATTGAACAAGGCATCTACATGGAATCGAACCGTTCCTGGTCTATTGATGATTACCGGCGTAAATTTCAATTCGGTTGTGAATATGCCCGCTTAATTGAAAATGGTCAACTCACCAAAGTGCTGAAAAATCCCAATTATCGGGGTGTCAGTTCCGAATTTTGGCGCAATTTAGTCCGCTTAGGGGGGGCAGAAACCTGGGAAATGTACGGCTCTCCCTACTGTGGCAAAGGGGAACCCAACCAAGCCATTCGGGTGGGGCATGGTTCGCCCGTAGCGGTCTTTGCCAACGTGGAAGTTTTTGGAGGTGGGTAA
- the tatC gene encoding twin-arginine translocase subunit TatC has translation MPPDPITPVLEADVDPLDETPDDVEMSLFDHLEELRQRIFWALAAFGVATVGCFIGVKPLVRFLEAPAGPVKFLQMAPGEFFFVSLKVAAYSGLILSSPMILYQIIAFVLPGLTRRERRILAPVVFGSSILFILGLAFAYGVLVPAALKFFLNYGADVVEPLWSIERYFEFILILLLGTGLAFQIPVIQFILSALGLVSPRQMLAGWRYVVLAAVVIGAILTPSTDPLTQILLAGAIAGLYLGGIGVAVLVMPNR, from the coding sequence ATGCCTCCTGACCCCATCACGCCGGTTTTAGAGGCGGACGTTGACCCCCTCGACGAGACCCCCGATGATGTGGAAATGTCCCTGTTTGACCACCTGGAAGAACTGCGCCAGCGGATTTTTTGGGCATTGGCGGCTTTTGGGGTGGCGACGGTGGGCTGTTTTATCGGCGTGAAGCCCCTAGTACGGTTTTTAGAAGCTCCCGCTGGACCGGTGAAATTTCTCCAGATGGCGCCGGGGGAATTTTTCTTTGTGTCTTTGAAGGTGGCGGCATACAGTGGCTTGATTCTCAGTAGCCCGATGATTTTGTATCAAATCATTGCGTTTGTATTACCGGGTTTGACCCGGCGGGAACGGCGGATTTTGGCGCCGGTGGTGTTTGGTTCCAGCATTTTATTTATTTTGGGGTTAGCCTTTGCCTATGGGGTGTTGGTGCCAGCGGCGTTGAAATTTTTCTTGAATTACGGTGCGGATGTGGTGGAACCCCTGTGGTCGATTGAGCGTTATTTTGAATTTATTTTGATCTTATTATTAGGCACGGGTCTGGCGTTTCAAATTCCGGTCATTCAGTTTATTTTAAGTGCATTGGGGTTGGTTTCCCCCCGGCAAATGTTGGCGGGTTGGCGGTATGTGGTACTGGCGGCGGTGGTGATTGGGGCGATTTTAACTCCTTCTACGGACCCCTTGACGCAAATCCTTTTGGCGGGAGCCATTGCCGGATTATACCTGGGTGGGATCGGGGTGGCGGTGCTGGTGATGCCTAACCGTTAG
- a CDS encoding R3H domain-containing nucleic acid-binding protein, producing the protein MAIEQLTRGQAWLQEVLKLMGIPASVTLDPQRQWLVIDTQDPPMVNALLGDQGTVLDALQYLANVNLNLHLPPEEQFPFTIELAGYRAKRQQELANLVSQVAAQVRSTGQEVAIPNLSAAERRQVHTLFQQYPDLETVSRGQEPERYLVVLPKTNTLS; encoded by the coding sequence ATGGCAATCGAACAATTAACCCGTGGGCAGGCGTGGCTCCAGGAGGTTCTGAAATTGATGGGGATACCGGCATCGGTGACCCTTGACCCCCAACGGCAATGGCTGGTGATTGACACCCAAGACCCCCCAATGGTCAATGCGCTCCTGGGCGACCAAGGGACGGTGTTGGATGCCCTGCAGTATTTGGCAAATGTGAATCTGAATCTGCATCTGCCGCCGGAGGAGCAATTTCCCTTTACCATCGAACTGGCTGGGTATCGGGCAAAACGCCAGCAGGAATTGGCAAATCTCGTCAGTCAAGTCGCCGCCCAGGTGCGTTCTACGGGGCAGGAAGTCGCCATCCCCAACCTCTCCGCCGCTGAACGTCGTCAGGTGCATACCCTCTTCCAGCAGTACCCGGACTTGGAAACGGTCAGCCGGGGTCAAGAACCGGAGCGGTATCTGGTGGTCTTACCCAAAACCAACACGCTAAGCTAA
- a CDS encoding sugar ABC transporter permease, translating to MNLPRWLTGLMLFPALAILGLFSFWPMVYLLGLSFTQGTLTRFGSHWVGLENYVRLFTDTDFWQVLTNTTIFTVGTVIPAIIIPLVLAVLLNQGIWAQGLWRLLYFLPSIISLVAAGLAFRWLLQTQGPVNQLLGLSIPWLSEPGSAMLALIMVSVWHQIGFNLVVFLAGLQTIPPTQYEAACLDGANAWQQFWYITIPNLRPTLILVAITTTLFTLRSFEPVYVMTGGGPLNRTNILVYYVYDQAFNQFDLGYAAAAAVVLFTLVFGLLIWRLQNLR from the coding sequence ATGAATCTACCCCGCTGGCTCACCGGATTAATGCTATTTCCCGCTCTGGCGATCCTGGGATTATTTTCATTTTGGCCGATGGTTTATCTGTTGGGTTTAAGTTTTACCCAGGGAACATTGACCCGTTTCGGTTCCCATTGGGTTGGCTTAGAAAATTATGTGCGTTTGTTCACAGATACGGACTTTTGGCAAGTCTTGACCAACACCACTATTTTCACAGTGGGCACAGTCATTCCGGCGATAATTATACCCTTGGTTTTAGCGGTTTTATTAAATCAAGGAATTTGGGCGCAGGGACTATGGCGATTGCTTTATTTTTTACCTTCGATTATCTCCCTGGTCGCCGCTGGGTTAGCCTTTCGGTGGTTATTGCAAACCCAAGGCCCAGTGAATCAACTGTTGGGCCTCTCTATCCCCTGGCTGAGTGAACCAGGCAGTGCGATGTTGGCTTTAATTATGGTCAGTGTTTGGCATCAAATTGGCTTTAATTTGGTGGTTTTTTTAGCTGGTTTACAAACAATTCCCCCCACCCAATATGAGGCGGCTTGCTTAGATGGAGCCAATGCTTGGCAACAATTTTGGTATATTACAATTCCGAATCTGCGACCCACGTTAATTTTGGTAGCCATCACCACCACCCTATTCACGTTACGCAGTTTTGAACCGGTTTATGTGATGACCGGGGGTGGGCCTTTGAATCGCACCAATATCCTGGTTTACTATGTTTATGACCAGGCGTTTAATCAATTTGATTTAGGCTATGCCGCCGCCGCCGCTGTGGTGCTATTTACCTTGGTTTTTGGTCTGTTGATTTGGCGTTTACAGAATCTCCGTTAG
- a CDS encoding carbonic anhydrase, with protein sequence MTPERVLNELLAGNRRFSTSRPVNPHHDLLRVQAVAAHQTPSVVILGCADSRVPPEVIFDQGIGDLFVIRNAGNQANLEDIASVEYAVAMLQAKVVLVLGHERCGAVTAALQGAEAPGIIEALFFGLRPAMELARQQQGDLIAHAVRHNVQVQVKRLLISEVIKKAVAAGNLLVVGGCYDLKTGLVSLI encoded by the coding sequence GTGACCCCAGAGCGTGTGTTAAACGAGTTACTGGCGGGCAATCGGCGGTTCAGCACCTCCCGTCCGGTGAACCCGCACCATGATTTATTGCGGGTACAGGCGGTGGCGGCGCACCAAACCCCCTCGGTGGTGATCCTGGGCTGTGCGGATTCCCGGGTGCCCCCGGAGGTGATTTTTGACCAGGGGATTGGCGACCTGTTTGTGATTCGCAATGCGGGCAATCAAGCCAACCTGGAGGACATTGCCAGCGTGGAATATGCGGTGGCGATGCTGCAAGCCAAGGTGGTGCTAGTCCTGGGGCACGAACGCTGTGGGGCGGTCACGGCGGCATTGCAGGGGGCGGAAGCGCCAGGAATTATCGAAGCCCTGTTCTTTGGTCTGCGTCCGGCGATGGAATTGGCTCGCCAGCAACAGGGGGATTTGATTGCCCATGCGGTTCGGCACAATGTCCAGGTGCAGGTGAAGCGACTCCTGATCTCAGAGGTGATCAAAAAGGCAGTGGCGGCAGGGAACCTCTTGGTAGTGGGCGGCTGTTATGACCTAAAAACCGGTTTGGTGAGTTTGATTTGA